A region from the Triticum aestivum cultivar Chinese Spring chromosome 3D, IWGSC CS RefSeq v2.1, whole genome shotgun sequence genome encodes:
- the LOC123077594 gene encoding ankyrin-3 isoform X3: protein MEAPFVYLRPTVEDDGTGEQALMKAALDGNLGRLKRIVKKLTKRNGDLSAIFSINTNGCNVLHLAACEGHLEVCRYLVEELGGDVNAPGGGDVAEGATPFMLSAQSGHVSTVKYFLDHGGDLVKGLNKGRTVLHHAVCIGCCKVTEFLLSKGVPVDIDCGHGTPLYMAAINEQDKTVKILLDHHANPSIIISGANSPLMSALVYRSLKCMKLLIKLGRLPVELAAIRDCMEEVEMLFPVTSPIPNVPNWSIEGVISHAKIEEKKPIAIEHAESATLYANRSLCKLLMDDGEGALSDALMCRMLRPDWAKACYHQGAAHMLLKEYKQACDALLDAQNLDPGNAEIEGELRKARELMKNPPGKGEQ from the exons ATGGAGGCGCCGTTTGTCTACCTCCGCCCCACCGTCGAGGACGACGGCACCG GTGAGCAGGCTCTCATGAAGGCCGCCCTCGACGGCAACCTCGGCCGCCTCAAAC GTATTGTAAAGAAACTTACCAAAAGAAATGGCGACCTGTCGGCCATTTTTTCTATCAACACGAACGGATGTAATGTGTTGCATCTCGCAGCATGCGAAGGCCATTTGGAGGTTTGCAGGTACCTAGTGGAGGAGCTTGGAGGAGATGTAAATGCTCCTGGGGGTGGAGATGTAGCTGAAG GTGCGACTCCATTTATGTTGTCTGCTCAGTCTGGTCATGTTTCTACTGTCAAGTATTTTCTTGATCATGGTGGTGATCTCGTGAAAGGACTTAACAAAGGACGGACAGTTCTCCACCATGCTGTGTGTATAG GATGCTGCAAGGTGACAGAGTTCCTCCTGTCAAAAGGAGTGCCTGTTGACATAGACTGTGGCCATGGAACACCACTCTATATGGCTGCTATAAATGAGCAGGATAAGACAGTGAAGATTTTGTTGGACCACCATGCAAAT CCTAGCATCATTATCAGCGGTGCTAACAGTCCCCTTATGAGTGCTCTTGTTTACCGTTCATTGAAGTGCATGAAGCTACTCATTAAG TTGGGTAGGTTGCCAGTAGAGCTTGCTGCGATACGCGATTGCATGGAAGAGGTTGAAATGTTGTTTCCTGTGACTTCTCCAATTCCAAATGTCCCAAACTGGAGTATTGAAGgagtaatttctcatgcaaaaatTGAAGAAAAGAAGCCAATT GCAATAGAGCATGCAGAGAGTGCAACACTGTATGCAAACAGGAGTCTTTGTAAACTGCTCATGGATGATGGTGAAGGTGCTTTGTCAGATGCTCTCATGTGCAGAATGCTGCGACCTGATTGGGCAAAAGCTTGCTACCATCAAGGTGCAGCTCACATGCTACTCAAG GAGTATAAACAAGCCTGTGATGCTCTCTTGGACGCACAAAATTTGGATCCTGGGAATGCCGAAATCGAGGGTGAACTACG GAAGGCTAGGGAACTCATGAAGAACCCTCCGGGCAAAGGCGAGCAGTGA
- the LOC123077594 gene encoding ankyrin-1 isoform X1 has protein sequence MEAPFVYLRPTVEDDGTGEQALMKAALDGNLGRLKRIVKKLTKRNGDLSAIFSINTNGCNVLHLAACEGHLEVCRYLVEELGGDVNAPGGGDVAEGATPFMLSAQSGHVSTVKYFLDHGGDLVKGLNKGRTVLHHAVCIGCCKVTEFLLSKGVPVDIDCGHGTPLYMAAINEQDKTVKILLDHHANPSIIISGANSPLMSALVYRSLKCMKLLIKLGRLPVELAAIRDCMEEVEMLFPVTSPIPNVPNWSIEGVISHAKIEEKKPIEQRHLERRKSLFKSHADKAFKQKDYKMATKFYDLAIEHAESATLYANRSLCKLLMDDGEGALSDALMCRMLRPDWAKACYHQGAAHMLLKEYKQACDALLDAQNLDPGNAEIEGELRKARELMKNPPGKGEQ, from the exons ATGGAGGCGCCGTTTGTCTACCTCCGCCCCACCGTCGAGGACGACGGCACCG GTGAGCAGGCTCTCATGAAGGCCGCCCTCGACGGCAACCTCGGCCGCCTCAAAC GTATTGTAAAGAAACTTACCAAAAGAAATGGCGACCTGTCGGCCATTTTTTCTATCAACACGAACGGATGTAATGTGTTGCATCTCGCAGCATGCGAAGGCCATTTGGAGGTTTGCAGGTACCTAGTGGAGGAGCTTGGAGGAGATGTAAATGCTCCTGGGGGTGGAGATGTAGCTGAAG GTGCGACTCCATTTATGTTGTCTGCTCAGTCTGGTCATGTTTCTACTGTCAAGTATTTTCTTGATCATGGTGGTGATCTCGTGAAAGGACTTAACAAAGGACGGACAGTTCTCCACCATGCTGTGTGTATAG GATGCTGCAAGGTGACAGAGTTCCTCCTGTCAAAAGGAGTGCCTGTTGACATAGACTGTGGCCATGGAACACCACTCTATATGGCTGCTATAAATGAGCAGGATAAGACAGTGAAGATTTTGTTGGACCACCATGCAAAT CCTAGCATCATTATCAGCGGTGCTAACAGTCCCCTTATGAGTGCTCTTGTTTACCGTTCATTGAAGTGCATGAAGCTACTCATTAAG TTGGGTAGGTTGCCAGTAGAGCTTGCTGCGATACGCGATTGCATGGAAGAGGTTGAAATGTTGTTTCCTGTGACTTCTCCAATTCCAAATGTCCCAAACTGGAGTATTGAAGgagtaatttctcatgcaaaaatTGAAGAAAAGAAGCCAATT GAGCAACGGCACCTTGAAAGAAGAAAAAGTTTGTTCAAGTCACATGCTGATAAGGCATTCAAGCAGAAGGACTATAAGATGGCAACAAAGTTCTATGATTTG GCAATAGAGCATGCAGAGAGTGCAACACTGTATGCAAACAGGAGTCTTTGTAAACTGCTCATGGATGATGGTGAAGGTGCTTTGTCAGATGCTCTCATGTGCAGAATGCTGCGACCTGATTGGGCAAAAGCTTGCTACCATCAAGGTGCAGCTCACATGCTACTCAAG GAGTATAAACAAGCCTGTGATGCTCTCTTGGACGCACAAAATTTGGATCCTGGGAATGCCGAAATCGAGGGTGAACTACG GAAGGCTAGGGAACTCATGAAGAACCCTCCGGGCAAAGGCGAGCAGTGA
- the LOC123077594 gene encoding protein TANC2 isoform X2: MEAPFVYLRPTVEDDGTGEQALMKAALDGNLGRLKPCEGHLEVCRYLVEELGGDVNAPGGGDVAEGATPFMLSAQSGHVSTVKYFLDHGGDLVKGLNKGRTVLHHAVCIGCCKVTEFLLSKGVPVDIDCGHGTPLYMAAINEQDKTVKILLDHHANPSIIISGANSPLMSALVYRSLKCMKLLIKLGRLPVELAAIRDCMEEVEMLFPVTSPIPNVPNWSIEGVISHAKIEEKKPIEQRHLERRKSLFKSHADKAFKQKDYKMATKFYDLAIEHAESATLYANRSLCKLLMDDGEGALSDALMCRMLRPDWAKACYHQGAAHMLLKEYKQACDALLDAQNLDPGNAEIEGELRKARELMKNPPGKGEQ, translated from the exons ATGGAGGCGCCGTTTGTCTACCTCCGCCCCACCGTCGAGGACGACGGCACCG GTGAGCAGGCTCTCATGAAGGCCGCCCTCGACGGCAACCTCGGCCGCCTCAAAC CATGCGAAGGCCATTTGGAGGTTTGCAGGTACCTAGTGGAGGAGCTTGGAGGAGATGTAAATGCTCCTGGGGGTGGAGATGTAGCTGAAG GTGCGACTCCATTTATGTTGTCTGCTCAGTCTGGTCATGTTTCTACTGTCAAGTATTTTCTTGATCATGGTGGTGATCTCGTGAAAGGACTTAACAAAGGACGGACAGTTCTCCACCATGCTGTGTGTATAG GATGCTGCAAGGTGACAGAGTTCCTCCTGTCAAAAGGAGTGCCTGTTGACATAGACTGTGGCCATGGAACACCACTCTATATGGCTGCTATAAATGAGCAGGATAAGACAGTGAAGATTTTGTTGGACCACCATGCAAAT CCTAGCATCATTATCAGCGGTGCTAACAGTCCCCTTATGAGTGCTCTTGTTTACCGTTCATTGAAGTGCATGAAGCTACTCATTAAG TTGGGTAGGTTGCCAGTAGAGCTTGCTGCGATACGCGATTGCATGGAAGAGGTTGAAATGTTGTTTCCTGTGACTTCTCCAATTCCAAATGTCCCAAACTGGAGTATTGAAGgagtaatttctcatgcaaaaatTGAAGAAAAGAAGCCAATT GAGCAACGGCACCTTGAAAGAAGAAAAAGTTTGTTCAAGTCACATGCTGATAAGGCATTCAAGCAGAAGGACTATAAGATGGCAACAAAGTTCTATGATTTG GCAATAGAGCATGCAGAGAGTGCAACACTGTATGCAAACAGGAGTCTTTGTAAACTGCTCATGGATGATGGTGAAGGTGCTTTGTCAGATGCTCTCATGTGCAGAATGCTGCGACCTGATTGGGCAAAAGCTTGCTACCATCAAGGTGCAGCTCACATGCTACTCAAG GAGTATAAACAAGCCTGTGATGCTCTCTTGGACGCACAAAATTTGGATCCTGGGAATGCCGAAATCGAGGGTGAACTACG GAAGGCTAGGGAACTCATGAAGAACCCTCCGGGCAAAGGCGAGCAGTGA